The following coding sequences lie in one Maylandia zebra isolate NMK-2024a linkage group LG14, Mzebra_GT3a, whole genome shotgun sequence genomic window:
- the LOC143412528 gene encoding uncharacterized protein LOC143412528: protein MAVLYRKLIVLFLTLYSGAECFVTGDGTPSDFPTLPAPCLSVQPVQPSIQLAAQQPLAQSASQPPSQLASLQPLWQSIEQSVAQLIAQSQSSLAPLQEAVPTPPILDCFSSAHLEQRDKHINTDIFPHELASFQTVTCSRASPEAELQPSPDSGPLEAKKPVEDCTRLSLPEQEAHVPAGSVTVFSEGSEELPQPAAFAGGAEEPVQPPPAAPTPSPAAPPPAAPTLLPAAPPPAARTPGPASVPSSSSGPASAPSSTSTPAASASSPPAAHVVAGQAPQSPQPAASASSTPAASSTASASASSLTGDPGD from the exons ATGGCAGTCT TATACAGGAAACTGATCGTGTTATTTCTGACTTTGTACTCTGGGGCTGAGTGTTTCGTGACAGGGGATGGCACTCCCAGTGATTTCCCCACTTTACCTGCTCCATGTCTGTCAGTACAACCTGTTCAGCCATCAATTCAGTTAGCTGCTCAGCAGCCATTAGCTCAGTCAGCCTCTCAGCCACCATCACAACTAGCATCATTACAACCTCTATGGCAGTCCATAGAGCAGTCAGTAGCACAGTTAATTGCTCAGTCACAGTCGTCGCTTGCCCCTCTTCAGGAGGCTGTGCCTACCCCGCCCATTTTGGACTGTTTTTCTAGTGCTCACCTTGAGCAGAGAGACAAACATATTAATACTGACATATTTCCTCATGAACTGGCTAGTTTTCAGACTGTTACTtgctccagggcctccccagaggctgaaTTGCAGCCCTCACctgactctggacccctggaggctaAGAAGCCAGTTGAGGACTGCACCCggctgtcgctgcctgagcAGG aggcccacgtgcctgctggttctgtgaCTGTTTTCTCTGAGGGGTCCGAGGAACTGCCTCAGCCTGCTGCTTTTGCTGGGGGggccgaggagcccgtccagccaccacCTGCGGCTCCCACGCCGTCGCCTGCAGCGCCACCACCTGCGGCTCCCACGCTGTTGCCTGCAGCGCCACCACCTGCGGCTcgcacgcctggtccagcctccgtaccttcatcctcgtctggtccagcctccgcgcCTTCATCCACATCCACGCCTGCAGCGTCAGCCTCATCGCCGCCTGCAGCGCATGTGgtggctggacaggctcctcaaTCCCCCCAGCCTGCAGCGTCAGCCTCATCCACGCCTGCAGCCTCATCCACAGCGTCAGCATCAGCCTCATccctcacag gtgatccaggtgattga